One stretch of Elephas maximus indicus isolate mEleMax1 chromosome 22, mEleMax1 primary haplotype, whole genome shotgun sequence DNA includes these proteins:
- the DLC1 gene encoding rho GTPase-activating protein 7 isoform X6 produces the protein MKLEISPHRKRSEDSDEDEPCAISGKWTFQRDSKRWSRLEEFDVSSSKQAPGPGSPDNSHLESSASHESVLTELSERQEGSSMYSLSSTASLPTCAPQSADMTTPRTHSVIRVCPSSHFVGRDDSFCSLPTPKELSSFSFGMKGHEKSAKSKTRSLLKRMESLKLRGSHHSKHKAPSKLGLIISGPILQEGVNEEKLKQLNCVEISALNGNHINVPMVRKRSVSNSTQTSSSSSQSETSSAVSTPSPVTRTRSLSAYNKRVGMYLEGFDPFSQSTFNNVMEQNFKNHESYPEDTVFYIPEDHKPGTFPKALSNGHFSPSGSSTSVNWRTGSFHGTGHISLRRENSSDSPKELKRRNSSSSMSSRLSVYDNVPGSILYSSSGDLADLENEDLFPELDDILYHVKGMQRIVNQWSEKFSDEGDSDSALDSVSPCPSSPKQIHLDVDNDRTTPSDLDSTGNSLNEPEEPSDIPERRDSGVGASLTRSNRHRLRWHSFQSSHRPSLNSVSLQINCQSVVQMNLLQKYSLLKLTALLEKYTPSNKHGFSWAVPKFMKRIKVPDYKDRSVFGVPLTVNVQRTGQPLPQSIQQAMRYLRNHCLDQVGLFRKSGVKSRIQALRQMNESAMDCVSYEGQSAYDVADMLKQYFRDLPEPLMTNKLSETFLQIYQYVPKDQRLQAIKAAIMLLPDENREVLQTLLYFLSDVTAAVKENQMTPTNLAVCLAPSLFHLNTLKRENSSPRVMQRKQSSGKPDQKDLNENLAATHGLAHMIAECKKLFQVPEEMSRCRNSYTEQELKPLTLEALGRLSSAESTDYQHFLQDCVDSLFKEVKEKFKGWVSYSTSEQAELSYKKVSEGPPLRLWRSTIEVPATPEEILNRLLKEQHLWDVDLLDSKVIEILDSQTEIYQYVQNSMAPHPARDYVVLRTWRTNLPKGACALLLTSVDHDRAPVVGVRVNVLLSRYLMEPCGSGKSKLTYMYRADLRGHMPEWYTKSFGHLCAAEVVKIRDSFSSQNTETKDTKSR, from the exons ATGAAGCTAGAAATTAGTCCTCATCGGAAGAGA AGTGAGGATTCCGATGAGGACGAGCCTTGTGCAATAAGCGGCAAATGGACTTTCCAGAGGGACAGCAAGAGGTGGTCCCGGCTGGAAGAGTTTGATGTCTCTTCTTCAAAGCAGGCCCCAGGGCCCGGGTCTCCAGACAATTCCCACCTAGAGAGCTCTGCAAGCCACGAGAGCGTGCTGACGGAGCTCAGCGAGCGCCAGGAGGGCTCTTCCATGTACAGCCTCAGCAGTACCGCCAGCCTCCCCACCTGCGCCCCCCAAAGCGCAGACATGACGACACCCCGGACTCACTCCGTCATTCGTGTCTGCCCCTCCAGCCACTTTGTTGGCCGTGATGACTCCTTCTGCAGCCTGCCCACTCCCAAGGAACTGTCCAGCTTCAGCTTCGGCATGAAAGGCCATGAGAAAAGCGCCAAGTCCAAGACGCGCAGCCTGCTGAAAAGGATGGAGAGCCTGAAGCTCAGGGGCTCCCACCACAGCAAGCACAAAGCGCCTTCGAAGCTGGGGCTGATCATCAGCGGGCCCATTCTCCAAGAGGGTGTGAACGAGGAGAAGCTGAAGCAGCTGAACTGCGTGGAGATCTCCGCCCTCAACGGCAATCACATCAACGTCCCCATGGTACGAAAGAGGAGCGTTTCCAACTCCACACAGACCAGCAGTAGCAGCAGCCAGTCTGAGACCAGCAGCGCTGTCAGCACCCCCAGCCCTGTCACCAGGACCCGGAGCCTCAGTGCCTACAATAAGCGAGTCGGCATGTACTTAGAGGGCTTTGATCCTTTCAGTCAGTCCACATTTAACAACGtcatggaacagaacttcaaaaacCACGAGAGCTACCCGGAGGACACCGTGTTCTACATCCCAGAGGATCATAAGCCGGGCACGTTCCCCAAGGCCCTCTCCAACGGCCATTTCTCCCCGTCAGGGAGCAGCACCTCTGTGAACTGGCGGACGGGGAGCTTCCACGGCACCGGCCATATCAGCCTAAGAAGGGAAAACAGCAGCGACAGCCCCAAGGAACTGAAGAGACGCAATTCCTCCAGCTCCATGAGCAGCCGTCTGAGTGTCTATGACAACGTGCCAGGCTCCATCCTCTACTCTAGTTCAGGTGACCTGGCCGATCTGGAAAACGAGGACCTCTTCCCCGAGCTGGATGACATCCTCTACCACGTGAAGGGCATGCAGAGGATAGTCAACCAGTGGTCCGAGAAGTTTTCAGATGAGGGAGATTCCGACTCCGCCCTGGACTCGGTCTCTCCTTGCCCGTCCTCTCCAAAACAGATCCACCTGGACGTGGACAATGACCGCACCACACCCAGTGACCTGGACAGCACAGGCAACTCCCTGAACGAGCCTGAGGAGCCCTCCGACATCCCTGAAAGGAGAGACTCTGGGGTCGGGGCTTCCCTGACAAGGTCCAACAG GCACAGACTGAGGTGGCACAGTTTCCAGAGCTCTCACCGGCCAAGCCTAAACTCTGTCTCGCTGCAGATTAACTGCCAGTCTGTGGTGCAGATGAACCTGCTGCAGAAATACTCGCTCTTAAAGTTGACAGCCCTGCTGGAGAAGTATACACCTTCCAACAAGCACGGTTTCAGCTG GGCTGTGCCCAAGTTCATGAAAAGGATCAAGGTTCCAGACTACAAGGACCGGAGTGTGTTCGGTGTCCCTCTAACGGTCAACGTGCAGCGCACAGGACAGCCCCTGCCACAGAGTATTCAGCAAGCCATGCGCTACCTCCGTAACCATTGTTTGGACCAG GTTGGGCTCTTCAGAAAATCAGGGGTCAAATCCCGGATTCAGGCTCTTCGCCAGATGAATGAAAGCGCCATGGATTGTGTCAGCTATGAAGGACAGTCTGCATATGACGTGGCAGACATGTTGAAGCAGTATTTTCGGGACCTTCCTGAGCCACTAATGACCAACAAACTCTCGGAAACCTTCCTGCAGATCTACCAGT ATGTACCCAAGGACCAGCGCCTCCAGGCCATCAAGGCTGCCATTATGCTCCTACCGGACGAGAACCGGGAGGTTCTACAGACGCTGCTTTATTTCTTGAGCGATGTCACAGCTGCTGTAAAAGAAAACCAGATGACGCCGACCAACCTCGCTGTGTGCTTAGCGCCTTCCCTCTTCCACCTCAACACCCTGAAGAGAGAGAATTCTTCGCCAAG GGTAatgcaaagaaaacaaagttcGGGCAAACCAGATCAGAAAGATTTGAACGAGAACCTAGCTGCCACTCACGGGCTGGCCCATATGATTGCAGAATGCAAGAAGCTTTTCCAG GTACCTGAGGAGATGAGCCGATGTCGGAATTCCTATACCGAACAAGAACTGAAGCCCCTCACTCTGGAAGCATTGGGACGCCTAAGCAGTGCCGAGTCTACGGACTACCAGCACTTCCTCCAGGACTGTGTAGACAGCCTGTTTAAAGAGGTCAAAGAGAAGTTCAAAGGCTGGGTCAGCTACTCTACTTCTGAGCAAGCCGAGCTGTCTTACAAGAAG GTGAGTGAAGGGCCCCCTCTGAGGCTTTGGAGGTCAACCATCGAAGTCCCTGCCACGCCTGAGGAAATCTTAAACCGTTTACTTAAGGAGCAACACCTTTGGGATGTAGACCTGTTGGATTCAAAGGTGATTGAAATCCTGGACAGCCAAACAGAAATTTACCAGTACGTCCAGAATAGCATGGCACCCCATCCTGCCCGGGACTACGTTGTCCTGAG AACTTGGAGGACGAATTTACCCAAGGGAGCGTGTGCCCTTTTACTCACCTCCGTGGATCACGACCGGGCACCCGTGGTGGGTGTGAGAGTTAACGTGCTCCTGTCCAGGTATCTGATGGAACCCTGCGGGTCAGGAAAATCCAAACTCACCTACATGTACAGAGCTGACTTAAG GGGCCATATGCCAGAGTGGTACACAAAATCTTTTGGACATTTGTGTGCAGCCGAAGTTGTAAAGATCCGAGACTCTTTCAGCAGCCAGAACACTGAGACCAAAGACACCAAGTCTAGGTGA